The following proteins come from a genomic window of Megalobrama amblycephala isolate DHTTF-2021 linkage group LG1, ASM1881202v1, whole genome shotgun sequence:
- the tmem11 gene encoding transmembrane protein 11, mitochondrial isoform X1, with protein MASLGRRRGVPVNRERGVMAATECYIVHEIYNGENAQEQFEYELEQALEAQYRYIVIEPTRIGDETARWVAVGNCLHKTAVLAGAACLLTPLALPADYSRYVALPAGALSLACAALYGISWQFDPCCKYQVEYDSQKLSRLPLHTLTSSTPVVLVRRDDVHRKRLHNTIALAALAYCAKRIYELYAV; from the coding sequence GGGAGTGATGGCGGCGACGGAGTGTTACATCGTCCACGAGATCTACAACGGCGAGAATGCACAGGAGCAGTTCGAGTACGAGCTGGAACAGGCTCTGGAGGCGCAGTACCGTTACATCGTCATCGAACCCACGCGCATCGGAGACGAAACAGCCCGCTGGGTGGCCGTGGGAAACTGCCTGCACAAAACCGCCGTTCTGGCCGGGGCCGCATGCCTCCTGACGCCACTCGCCCTTCCTGCCGACTACTCCCGTTATGTGGCGCTGCCGGCTGGCGCTCTTAGCCTGGCCTGCGCCGCGCTCTACGGCATCTCTTGGCAGTTCGACCCCTGCTGCAAGTACCAGGTAGAGTACGACAGTCAGAAGCTCTCGCGGCTGCCCCTGCACACGCTCACCTCCTCTACGCCGGTGGTTCTGGTTCGACGGGACGACGTGCACAGAAAGAGACTGCACAACACGATAGCGTTGGCGGCCCTGGCGTACTGTGCCAAGAGGATCTACGAACTGTACGCTGTATGA
- the tmem11 gene encoding transmembrane protein 11, mitochondrial isoform X2, which translates to MAATECYIVHEIYNGENAQEQFEYELEQALEAQYRYIVIEPTRIGDETARWVAVGNCLHKTAVLAGAACLLTPLALPADYSRYVALPAGALSLACAALYGISWQFDPCCKYQVEYDSQKLSRLPLHTLTSSTPVVLVRRDDVHRKRLHNTIALAALAYCAKRIYELYAV; encoded by the coding sequence ATGGCGGCGACGGAGTGTTACATCGTCCACGAGATCTACAACGGCGAGAATGCACAGGAGCAGTTCGAGTACGAGCTGGAACAGGCTCTGGAGGCGCAGTACCGTTACATCGTCATCGAACCCACGCGCATCGGAGACGAAACAGCCCGCTGGGTGGCCGTGGGAAACTGCCTGCACAAAACCGCCGTTCTGGCCGGGGCCGCATGCCTCCTGACGCCACTCGCCCTTCCTGCCGACTACTCCCGTTATGTGGCGCTGCCGGCTGGCGCTCTTAGCCTGGCCTGCGCCGCGCTCTACGGCATCTCTTGGCAGTTCGACCCCTGCTGCAAGTACCAGGTAGAGTACGACAGTCAGAAGCTCTCGCGGCTGCCCCTGCACACGCTCACCTCCTCTACGCCGGTGGTTCTGGTTCGACGGGACGACGTGCACAGAAAGAGACTGCACAACACGATAGCGTTGGCGGCCCTGGCGTACTGTGCCAAGAGGATCTACGAACTGTACGCTGTATGA